The Cohnella abietis genome has a segment encoding these proteins:
- a CDS encoding 4-hydroxyphenylacetate 3-hydroxylase family protein, with product MTNYDRTSTRPGDHYIASLNDGRKVWINDNPVEDVAVHPAFAGPVGVLKTFFNELHDPELKDKVGYVSPVTGEYVHKSFLVPQTKEQLLERKAAFEYWVDETDGLMSRLSESGRSIVTGWYASRAKLAAYDKEFERKITAYYEQARDEHRILVSVVADPQIDRSKEQTELSDPDLALRVVSENEEGIVIRGAKMLGTAAPYAHDILVLPEGRLQEGYEQYANLIIVAANSPGVEIVCRDSFALSPQEGPLSALYDEMDAAVVFDDVFVPWERVLFYRNPEGVYQAALHKKENSLMHHQSVIRLIAKYAFVTATGFSIAEAIGAERFLHVQEKLGELVVQLESLKALLVVAEIEAQPDEFGTWWPKALPLRVAIDAASRAYPRAIEILQLIGAGGFLQVPSADAWANDLLRERIGKYYRGARVDADTKVKLFRLAWDLIGSPAGSRQELYERFFSGDPVRNFAAQYLEYDKQPLLQKIQKRLNSR from the coding sequence ATGACCAATTACGATCGTACATCCACTCGACCTGGGGATCATTATATTGCCAGCTTGAATGATGGCAGAAAAGTATGGATTAATGACAACCCAGTAGAGGATGTTGCCGTGCATCCTGCCTTTGCAGGTCCTGTTGGGGTATTGAAGACGTTTTTTAACGAGCTGCATGATCCCGAGCTTAAGGATAAGGTCGGTTATGTCAGTCCGGTTACCGGCGAATATGTGCATAAATCGTTTTTAGTTCCCCAGACGAAGGAACAGCTACTGGAACGGAAGGCTGCCTTTGAATATTGGGTAGATGAGACGGATGGATTAATGAGCCGTTTATCGGAGTCCGGTCGTTCAATCGTGACGGGCTGGTATGCTTCAAGAGCTAAGCTCGCCGCCTACGACAAGGAGTTTGAACGGAAAATTACGGCCTATTACGAGCAGGCCAGAGACGAGCACCGCATTTTGGTATCCGTAGTCGCAGATCCGCAAATTGATAGAAGCAAGGAACAAACCGAGCTATCAGACCCTGATCTAGCGCTGCGTGTCGTTAGCGAGAACGAAGAGGGCATCGTCATTCGCGGTGCCAAGATGCTCGGGACAGCTGCTCCATATGCCCACGATATTTTGGTGCTTCCTGAGGGACGATTGCAGGAAGGGTATGAGCAGTATGCCAACCTGATCATTGTAGCGGCTAATTCGCCGGGCGTGGAGATCGTTTGCCGCGATTCCTTTGCGTTATCTCCACAGGAAGGACCGTTAAGCGCATTGTATGATGAGATGGATGCTGCAGTCGTTTTTGATGATGTATTTGTTCCTTGGGAGCGGGTGTTATTCTATCGCAATCCGGAGGGTGTCTATCAGGCGGCATTGCATAAGAAAGAGAACAGCTTAATGCACCATCAAAGCGTAATCCGTCTTATTGCCAAATATGCTTTCGTGACTGCTACTGGCTTTTCCATTGCAGAAGCGATCGGAGCTGAACGCTTCTTGCATGTGCAAGAGAAGCTTGGCGAGCTGGTTGTCCAGCTTGAAAGCCTGAAGGCGTTGCTTGTCGTCGCCGAAATAGAAGCGCAGCCCGATGAATTCGGCACCTGGTGGCCGAAGGCGCTGCCGCTGCGAGTAGCTATTGACGCTGCATCACGCGCTTACCCAAGGGCTATCGAAATATTGCAACTGATTGGCGCAGGCGGATTTTTGCAGGTACCTTCAGCGGATGCCTGGGCGAACGATCTGCTGCGCGAGCGAATCGGCAAATATTATCGCGGCGCCCGCGTGGATGCGGACACAAAGGTCAAGCTGTTCCGCTTGGCATGGGATTTGATCGGCAGTCCGGCCGGCTCCAGGCAGGAGCTGTATGAGCGTTTTTTCTCAGGAGACCCGGTGCGAAATTTTGCCGCACAGTATTTAGAATATGACAAGCAGCCGCTGCTTCAAAAAATACAAAAAAGGCTCAATAGCCGTTAG
- a CDS encoding alpha/beta fold hydrolase produces the protein MTTYHSLEIEGLQVFYRKAGNPDKPVILLLHGFPSASHMFRELIPVLEKDYYLIAPDYPGFGNSSSPDRDNFKYTFDKITEIMEAFINQLGITKYALYVFDYGAPIGFRLAMRRPENVTAIISQNGNVYREGLGEKWADREEYWRNPTQEKRDSYRTAFAPETIKSQYIDGTKENQVSPDGYTLDIAYMSRPGNDEKQLDLIFDYQTNVKMYEEFQKYLQEYQPPFLAAWGKNDVSFIPEGAKAFKKDLPKAGIHLLDTGHFALETHAKEIGELMLIFLKKNGI, from the coding sequence ATGACGACATATCATTCTTTAGAAATAGAAGGATTACAAGTGTTTTATCGTAAGGCCGGCAATCCAGATAAACCAGTTATTTTATTACTTCATGGTTTTCCGTCCGCAAGTCATATGTTCAGAGAACTTATACCTGTATTAGAAAAAGACTACTATTTGATTGCCCCCGACTATCCCGGTTTTGGTAATTCATCATCACCTGACAGAGACAATTTTAAATATACATTTGATAAAATTACTGAAATAATGGAAGCCTTTATTAATCAACTTGGGATTACTAAATATGCATTATATGTCTTTGACTATGGAGCGCCGATTGGCTTTCGTTTAGCTATGCGCCGTCCAGAAAATGTAACAGCAATAATAAGTCAGAACGGCAACGTTTATCGAGAAGGGCTTGGTGAAAAATGGGCGGACAGAGAAGAATATTGGCGTAATCCAACACAAGAGAAACGAGACAGTTATCGGACTGCCTTTGCACCTGAAACAATAAAAAGCCAATATATTGATGGAACAAAAGAAAATCAAGTTTCCCCAGACGGATATACTCTTGATATTGCATATATGTCACGACCGGGAAATGATGAAAAACAATTGGATTTAATTTTTGACTACCAAACTAATGTGAAAATGTACGAGGAGTTTCAAAAATATCTTCAAGAATACCAGCCACCTTTTTTAGCAGCTTGGGGTAAAAATGATGTTTCTTTTATTCCGGAAGGTGCTAAAGCTTTTAAAAAGGATTTACCTAAAGCCGGTATTCATCTATTAGATACGGGTCATTTTGCATTAGAAACGCATGCTAAAGAAATTGGGGAGTTAATGTTGATTTTTTTGAAAAAAAACGGGATTTGA
- a CDS encoding acrylyl-CoA reductase family protein: protein MPDTFQALVVNKTDTSFSVNTQALTLEDLPIGEVVIQVAYSSVNYKDGLASIPDGNIVKSYPFVPGIDLSGYVVSSSDKRFTKGQPVIATGYDIGVSHFGGFSQYVRIPAKWIIPLPEGLTLKEAMILGTAGFTAALSIQSLELNGISPEQGKVLVTGATGGVGGAAIAMLAKNGYHVDASTGNANAAHYLKALGAKEILSREDVLGQSDKPLNKQLWQAAVDSVGGATLAAILSKLAYRGAVAASGLTGGASLPTTVLPFILRGVSLMGIDSVFCDGDTRTKVWNRMATDLKPNNLDTLIDREVTLRELPEALKDILQSRTLGRILVALN from the coding sequence ATTCCAGACACATTTCAGGCACTCGTAGTCAATAAGACTGATACATCTTTTTCAGTAAATACTCAAGCCTTGACATTGGAAGACCTGCCCATTGGGGAAGTCGTTATTCAGGTAGCATACTCTAGTGTTAACTATAAGGATGGGTTAGCTAGTATTCCAGATGGTAATATCGTCAAATCCTACCCCTTCGTTCCAGGAATAGATCTATCGGGTTATGTAGTCTCCTCTAGCGATAAACGCTTTACTAAAGGCCAGCCTGTTATAGCTACCGGCTATGATATTGGGGTTTCTCATTTTGGGGGCTTCAGTCAGTATGTGCGCATTCCTGCTAAATGGATTATTCCTCTTCCCGAGGGACTTACTTTAAAGGAAGCTATGATCCTTGGAACTGCTGGCTTCACAGCCGCTTTGTCTATCCAAAGTCTTGAATTGAATGGAATTTCTCCCGAACAAGGCAAAGTGCTTGTCACGGGAGCAACTGGTGGGGTAGGCGGAGCCGCCATAGCAATGCTCGCCAAAAATGGTTATCATGTCGATGCGAGTACTGGAAATGCTAACGCCGCACACTACCTCAAAGCACTAGGTGCCAAAGAAATTCTCTCTCGCGAAGATGTATTAGGGCAATCTGATAAGCCCCTAAACAAGCAATTGTGGCAAGCCGCTGTCGATTCTGTTGGGGGAGCTACACTTGCGGCCATCCTAAGTAAGCTTGCTTACCGAGGTGCCGTAGCTGCAAGTGGTTTAACAGGAGGAGCATCCCTCCCTACTACTGTATTGCCCTTTATTCTGCGTGGAGTCAGTCTCATGGGGATTGACTCCGTGTTCTGCGACGGCGATACTCGCACTAAGGTATGGAACCGTATGGCTACTGATCTGAAGCCTAATAATCTGGATACTTTAATAGATCGGGAAGTAACACTACGAGAGCTTCCTGAAGCTTTGAAAGATATTTTGCAGTCCCGTACCCTCGGTCGGATTCTAGTTGCTTTGAACTAA
- a CDS encoding LysR family transcriptional regulator: MHIFLTVANEGSITRAAEKLEYVQSSISIRIQQLENELNTVLFYRQRHGVQLTTSGQVLKSYVEKIIALTQEAENAVSDRSTPQGPLRIGCLETTAAIRLPNILADYHSSYQEVDLTIKTGTTDELTKLVLKFELDGAFVSAPIEHEELEATEIGYEELVLVTGGQQLSIERMEELQNQTLLVFRIGCSYRQKYEDWLGLKGIRPSKIMEFGTVEGILGCIHAGLGISLLPRSVVERAKGQYSLQIQKLSEKSFKAATLFVRRKDSYYTPAVSELIRIAKERFN, from the coding sequence ATGCACATCTTTTTGACTGTCGCAAACGAAGGCAGTATTACAAGAGCTGCTGAGAAATTGGAATACGTTCAGTCGAGTATAAGCATACGTATTCAACAGCTTGAGAATGAACTTAATACCGTTTTATTTTATAGGCAACGTCACGGAGTTCAGCTTACTACATCAGGGCAGGTGCTTAAATCTTATGTAGAAAAAATTATTGCTCTTACGCAAGAGGCGGAGAACGCTGTATCAGATAGATCAACACCACAAGGACCACTTCGAATAGGATGCCTTGAAACGACAGCAGCCATTCGTTTACCGAATATTCTCGCCGACTATCATAGTTCCTATCAAGAGGTCGATTTAACAATAAAAACTGGCACTACGGACGAGCTTACTAAGTTAGTTCTGAAGTTTGAATTGGACGGTGCATTCGTGTCCGCACCAATTGAGCATGAAGAGTTAGAAGCAACGGAGATCGGTTATGAAGAGCTTGTGCTCGTAACTGGAGGACAGCAATTATCAATTGAACGAATGGAAGAGTTACAAAATCAAACTCTACTTGTTTTTAGAATTGGTTGCTCATACCGTCAAAAATATGAAGATTGGTTAGGTCTCAAAGGAATAAGGCCTTCCAAAATTATGGAGTTCGGCACAGTTGAAGGAATCCTTGGATGTATTCATGCGGGGCTTGGCATTTCACTATTACCCCGTTCTGTTGTGGAGAGGGCGAAAGGGCAATATAGTCTTCAAATTCAAAAATTATCAGAGAAATCATTCAAAGCTGCGACGTTATTTGTTCGCCGCAAAGACTCATACTATACTCCGGCTGTATCTGAGTTAATAAGAATAGCAAAAGAAAGATTTAATTAA
- a CDS encoding acyl-CoA dehydrogenase family protein codes for MSLYEDQLLKTELFDLTDDQYQLLLRFRQIGEQIIGPAAKQVDEEGRFPFEGANALKQEELGGLCVPSHAGGLGVGYGGDAYMLPLILMELASWCSSLSQVFGVHNTAVQMIHAMGNDEQRDFFFSKALQGDWFASFASETGPNRFNIASKVTPDGDGYLLNARKSFATASTGADWAFIWSMADGIDDSLQEQVVFPLLKLDDPGVTINDSWDGIGQRGTGSGTVIAENVTIPPIQMIGEPGSYFRYDYFNHQFHLNFAAQYVGIAIGAYRQALQFMKERARPWSGLTSATEDPYIQLRIGEMSVQLQAARQFILHAARLLQKANEQEGLWPIVHIAVAQAKVFATEAALDITSRIFQVMGASSATQKNNFDVYFRNARTLTLHDPIDRRKEVIGKSELGYTGQFDVLY; via the coding sequence ATGTCGCTGTACGAGGATCAACTACTTAAAACAGAACTATTCGATCTTACGGATGATCAATATCAGTTGTTGCTCCGGTTCCGCCAGATTGGCGAACAAATCATCGGGCCGGCTGCAAAACAGGTAGATGAGGAAGGAAGATTCCCGTTTGAAGGCGCAAACGCGCTCAAACAGGAGGAATTGGGCGGATTATGCGTGCCTAGCCATGCAGGCGGTCTTGGCGTCGGGTATGGAGGCGATGCCTATATGCTTCCCCTGATTTTAATGGAGCTTGCTTCCTGGTGTTCATCCCTTTCGCAAGTATTTGGCGTGCATAACACGGCGGTGCAAATGATTCATGCCATGGGAAATGATGAGCAAAGAGACTTCTTCTTCTCCAAGGCTTTGCAAGGGGATTGGTTCGCTTCTTTTGCAAGCGAGACTGGCCCCAACCGCTTTAATATAGCCTCCAAAGTAACGCCTGACGGAGATGGTTACCTGCTTAACGCACGCAAAAGCTTCGCGACTGCCTCCACCGGAGCGGATTGGGCGTTTATTTGGTCGATGGCCGACGGCATTGACGATTCTTTGCAGGAGCAAGTCGTGTTTCCATTGCTGAAGCTGGATGACCCCGGCGTCACCATCAACGATAGTTGGGACGGTATTGGCCAGCGCGGGACAGGCAGCGGCACCGTTATCGCTGAGAACGTAACTATTCCGCCGATCCAGATGATTGGTGAACCCGGCTCCTATTTCCGTTATGATTACTTCAATCATCAGTTTCATCTGAATTTTGCAGCACAATATGTCGGCATCGCTATTGGCGCATATAGACAGGCACTTCAATTTATGAAAGAGCGTGCTCGTCCATGGAGCGGTCTGACAAGCGCAACGGAAGATCCCTATATCCAGCTCAGAATCGGCGAAATGTCTGTTCAGCTTCAGGCGGCACGTCAATTCATTCTGCATGCGGCCCGTCTGCTGCAAAAGGCGAATGAACAAGAAGGGCTATGGCCGATCGTCCATATTGCGGTCGCTCAGGCTAAAGTGTTTGCAACTGAAGCCGCGCTTGATATTACAAGCCGTATTTTTCAAGTCATGGGCGCAAGCTCAGCAACTCAAAAAAATAACTTTGACGTTTATTTCCGCAACGCGCGGACGCTTACTCTGCACGATCCGATTGACCGCCGCAAGGAGGTTATCGGCAAGTCAGAGCTCGGTTATACCGGACAATTTGATGTGTTGTATTAA
- a CDS encoding LysR family transcriptional regulator — protein sequence MEFRMIKTFQTIVKLGSFLKAAEALQYAQPTITLHIQKLESDLGVKLLERGKQMRLTEAGMIFYQRANKLLQEFEYMNSTINDLVQGEAGLVRIGISEPTASNRMPVLLTEFKNQYPKLQLQMHIGDAKRLKRMVSEDLIDFAICTEPEANLETTFEPLFFEPLALLVRTDHPFAKRKQITIKDLQGENLLLTAPDCPIRLKIQEALLDKMEGKLTSIEIGSINAHKSYVQAGMGVSISPVLNPPLPNTTYVTIADLKIGPQIGIIRKRDAAPIGLAGSRLLQEITRKLPLHSSVIEFQFPASGE from the coding sequence ATGGAATTCAGAATGATTAAAACATTTCAAACCATCGTAAAACTGGGCAGCTTCTTGAAGGCGGCAGAGGCTCTACAATACGCCCAGCCCACGATCACCTTGCATATTCAAAAACTGGAGTCCGATCTTGGCGTTAAGCTCCTGGAGCGAGGCAAACAAATGCGCCTCACCGAGGCAGGCATGATCTTCTATCAGCGTGCCAACAAGCTTTTGCAAGAATTCGAATATATGAATAGCACGATTAACGACCTCGTTCAAGGCGAAGCCGGGCTAGTCAGAATCGGCATTTCGGAGCCTACAGCCAGTAATCGTATGCCGGTATTGTTAACCGAATTTAAAAACCAATATCCGAAGCTTCAGCTGCAAATGCATATTGGTGATGCCAAACGCCTGAAGCGCATGGTCAGTGAGGATCTAATTGACTTTGCCATCTGTACGGAACCGGAGGCGAATCTGGAAACAACCTTTGAACCGCTGTTCTTTGAGCCACTGGCGCTGCTTGTGCGAACCGACCATCCGTTTGCAAAACGTAAACAGATTACGATAAAGGATCTGCAGGGGGAGAACCTTCTGCTGACGGCGCCGGATTGCCCAATTCGGCTTAAGATACAGGAAGCGCTGCTCGATAAGATGGAAGGAAAATTGACCAGTATTGAAATTGGCAGCATTAACGCTCACAAAAGTTATGTTCAGGCAGGCATGGGCGTATCCATCTCGCCCGTTCTCAATCCGCCGCTTCCGAATACGACCTATGTCACGATTGCCGACCTCAAAATTGGTCCTCAGATTGGCATTATCCGCAAGCGGGATGCAGCTCCAATTGGACTCGCAGGGAGCAGGCTGCTGCAGGAAATCACCCGGAAGCTGCCGCTTCACTCATCGGTCATTGAATTCCAGTTTCCCGCTTCCGGCGAATAA
- a CDS encoding amidohydrolase, protein MSLPARLAALADQWSERVIAWRRHLHQHPELSFQEWNTADFVEQTLRQFEGLEITRPTPTSVMATLRGARPGKVLALRADMDALPIQEDSGAPYSSLNDGVMHACGHDGHSAIMLGVAGLLSGEADKLSGEIRFLFQHAEEQPPGGARELVEAGVLAGVDRIFGGHLNSQLETGLISVAGGPIQASPDNFTITIHGTGGHAAAPHKTIDPIAVGVQVVQLLQHIVARETDPLAQRVISVTMFQSGSAYNVIPDQAVIGGTVRTFDPELRTQTYKRLQQLLQGVEMTHEVQIKLDYTYGYLPVINDELIALEVESAAVELFGSSNVIKAVPTMGGEDFSAYQQVVPGVFFDIGAGNKQAGIVYAHHHPKFNFDEAALTNAVRLFTYLAVKYVSEE, encoded by the coding sequence ATGAGCTTGCCGGCGAGATTAGCAGCACTGGCAGATCAATGGAGTGAGCGGGTTATTGCATGGAGAAGACATCTGCATCAGCATCCCGAGCTGTCTTTTCAAGAATGGAACACCGCTGATTTTGTGGAACAGACGCTTAGGCAGTTTGAGGGGCTGGAGATCACGCGTCCCACCCCGACGAGCGTGATGGCCACACTACGCGGTGCGCGTCCGGGCAAGGTGCTGGCACTTCGTGCGGATATGGACGCATTGCCGATACAGGAAGACAGCGGTGCGCCTTACTCATCGCTGAACGATGGCGTTATGCATGCCTGCGGGCATGATGGACATTCAGCTATCATGCTTGGCGTTGCTGGGTTGCTGAGCGGGGAAGCGGACAAGCTGTCCGGTGAAATTCGGTTTCTTTTTCAGCATGCAGAAGAGCAGCCCCCTGGAGGCGCCAGAGAATTAGTAGAGGCCGGCGTGCTCGCGGGCGTTGACCGTATTTTTGGCGGTCATCTGAATTCACAGCTGGAAACAGGGCTGATCTCGGTTGCTGGCGGCCCGATTCAGGCTTCCCCTGATAATTTTACGATTACGATCCACGGGACGGGCGGGCATGCCGCAGCGCCACATAAAACGATCGATCCGATTGCAGTGGGCGTACAGGTGGTACAGCTGCTTCAGCATATCGTTGCGCGCGAAACGGATCCGTTGGCGCAGCGTGTCATATCCGTAACGATGTTTCAGTCCGGTTCGGCTTATAACGTCATTCCTGACCAAGCCGTTATCGGCGGTACGGTCCGCACCTTTGACCCTGAACTTCGTACCCAGACCTACAAACGGCTGCAGCAGCTATTGCAGGGGGTTGAGATGACGCATGAAGTCCAAATTAAACTAGATTACACTTACGGCTATCTGCCTGTTATTAACGATGAACTTATCGCACTGGAGGTAGAGAGTGCAGCTGTAGAACTATTCGGCAGCAGTAACGTCATCAAGGCCGTCCCAACGATGGGCGGAGAGGATTTTTCAGCGTATCAGCAGGTTGTGCCGGGCGTCTTTTTTGACATCGGGGCAGGAAATAAGCAGGCAGGCATCGTCTATGCGCATCATCACCCCAAATTTAATTTTGATGAGGCGGCGTTAACGAATGCAGTACGTCTGTTTACTTATCTTGCTGTTAAATATGTAAGTGAAGAATAG
- a CDS encoding YbfB/YjiJ family MFS transporter — MSRSDIKVKGKATSTKILIGGFVMLTIAMGIGRFSYTSILPFMQSQINLSITEAGYLAGINNLGYLAAAFCAGFINFGARRSSHLRIHLVLCILTTGLMGVTSSFSWWMILRFISGFSSGFIFVLASSLVLDALLTDNREKWIGIFYGGVGFGIALSGLLIPLFSLHSWRGAWIGLLVVSIILVAIIWRYIQEPKKQHITVNGSDKASSIKETKLFLYLLIVYGLEGLGYVVSATFLVSYVKQVPKMEFFSDYSWIIVGVAAVPSTLFWSWCMGKMGYVKPLIFALILQAIGVILPVLLPNIFGVALGSILFGGTFMGISMLAITAARSLKPTSGSQAIALMTGFFGTGQILGPVGAGFVLDATNSYSISLALATLVLVIAVIIMIVGSVMSNRKSLKNA; from the coding sequence ATGTCACGTTCAGATATAAAAGTAAAAGGTAAAGCTACTTCGACAAAAATATTAATTGGTGGATTTGTTATGCTAACTATTGCAATGGGTATCGGTCGGTTTTCATACACCTCGATACTCCCTTTCATGCAGTCACAAATTAATTTATCCATAACTGAAGCTGGTTATTTGGCAGGAATTAATAACTTAGGTTACTTAGCTGCAGCTTTTTGCGCGGGTTTCATTAATTTCGGAGCGCGAAGATCTTCTCATCTGCGAATTCACTTGGTTTTATGTATTTTAACAACTGGATTAATGGGGGTTACATCTTCGTTTTCTTGGTGGATGATACTACGTTTCATATCTGGCTTTAGTAGCGGCTTTATTTTTGTCCTTGCATCAAGCTTAGTTTTAGATGCCCTGCTCACTGACAACCGTGAAAAGTGGATCGGTATTTTTTATGGTGGGGTTGGATTTGGTATTGCATTATCAGGGTTATTAATTCCATTGTTCAGTCTTCACTCATGGAGGGGAGCATGGATAGGTCTCTTGGTTGTTAGTATCATTCTTGTCGCAATTATTTGGAGATATATCCAGGAGCCCAAAAAGCAACACATAACTGTAAATGGTAGCGATAAAGCTTCTTCTATTAAAGAAACAAAATTATTTCTTTATTTGCTTATTGTTTATGGGCTTGAAGGCTTGGGCTATGTTGTTAGTGCGACGTTTTTAGTTTCTTATGTCAAACAAGTTCCGAAAATGGAGTTTTTTTCTGATTATAGCTGGATTATCGTTGGGGTAGCGGCGGTGCCCTCGACTTTATTCTGGTCTTGGTGTATGGGGAAAATGGGTTATGTAAAGCCATTGATATTTGCGCTTATTTTACAAGCTATAGGGGTTATATTGCCTGTATTACTACCTAATATCTTCGGTGTAGCTCTGGGTTCAATCCTGTTTGGTGGAACCTTTATGGGGATTTCCATGCTTGCAATTACCGCGGCTCGTTCACTAAAACCAACTAGTGGTAGTCAAGCCATTGCGTTGATGACTGGTTTTTTTGGGACTGGTCAAATCCTTGGTCCCGTAGGGGCAGGGTTTGTTTTGGATGCAACCAATAGTTACAGCATCTCCTTGGCTCTTGCTACCTTGGTACTTGTTATTGCTGTAATTATTATGATAGTGGGTAGTGTTATGTCCAATAGAAAAAGTCTAAAAAATGCTTAA
- a CDS encoding SDR family NAD(P)-dependent oxidoreductase produces the protein MGKLDGKVALITGGNSGIGLATAKLFVAEGAKVVITGRNQTKLSSVAEELGSNVHAIQADVADPASMENAVSTVVATFGRLDIVFANAGIAAPTPIGSTELSVFEEVLKVNVTGVFFTVQAALPHLKEGASVILTGSTRATDGAPERSAYAASKGAVSSMARVLAAELSPRGIRVNTLVPGATRTPIWKQSTHDEIAKLEAKHARAIPLKRMGDPEELAKVALFLASNDSSYVQGTEIIVDGGAAAAPLGAPIYHQLD, from the coding sequence ATGGGGAAACTTGATGGGAAGGTGGCTTTAATTACAGGAGGTAATAGCGGAATTGGTTTGGCAACCGCAAAGTTGTTTGTGGCAGAAGGTGCAAAGGTGGTTATAACAGGCAGGAATCAGACCAAGTTGAGCTCGGTGGCTGAGGAGCTTGGCTCCAATGTCCATGCAATTCAGGCGGATGTAGCGGATCCAGCAAGTATGGAAAATGCGGTGTCCACAGTAGTAGCAACCTTCGGCAGACTTGACATCGTATTCGCTAATGCCGGCATTGCAGCTCCTACACCAATAGGAAGTACAGAGCTTTCGGTTTTTGAAGAGGTTCTTAAGGTTAATGTGACTGGAGTCTTTTTCACTGTACAAGCTGCTCTGCCCCACCTGAAGGAAGGCGCTTCAGTAATCTTGACCGGCTCAACGCGTGCAACTGATGGTGCGCCGGAAAGATCAGCCTATGCGGCGAGTAAAGGAGCCGTTAGCAGCATGGCTAGAGTATTAGCTGCCGAGTTGTCGCCGCGGGGTATCCGTGTAAACACTTTGGTCCCAGGGGCAACACGTACACCAATTTGGAAACAGTCAACTCATGATGAAATAGCAAAACTGGAGGCAAAACATGCGCGTGCCATTCCTCTTAAACGTATGGGTGATCCGGAGGAACTTGCAAAGGTTGCCTTGTTTCTAGCATCTAATGATTCTTCATATGTTCAGGGTACAGAAATCATCGTTGACGGGGGAGCAGCAGCAGCTCCGCTAGGGGCGCCAATATATCATCAACTTGATTGA
- a CDS encoding carboxymuconolactone decarboxylase family protein gives MSQDSLYRKEYKRNGAKWASINPELLKAYISFADLAVAEGILSVSFKELIAIAVAHATGCPYCIDAHVVKAKSLSVTREQLFESIGVAAFVKAESAYLYSVNALNAFDGSGDDELFKRSYLEREEEWEAVNEDLYGAFAELRYRVLQSGAIAEKDKLIIAVAVAHVEGNAYAIDRLTRKAKEKGAAKGELAEAIAVATALKAGAAFSHRFNAIQAFEQDETVSS, from the coding sequence ATGAGTCAGGATAGTTTGTACAGAAAAGAATATAAGCGCAACGGGGCCAAGTGGGCGAGCATTAATCCGGAGCTGCTGAAGGCATATATCAGTTTTGCTGATTTGGCGGTAGCGGAAGGAATTTTGTCTGTTTCCTTTAAGGAACTGATTGCGATTGCCGTTGCCCATGCAACCGGCTGCCCTTATTGCATCGATGCGCATGTTGTAAAGGCCAAATCGTTATCGGTGACCCGTGAGCAGCTGTTTGAATCGATTGGCGTAGCAGCGTTTGTCAAAGCGGAGTCGGCCTATTTGTATAGCGTTAACGCGCTTAACGCTTTTGATGGCAGCGGTGACGATGAGCTGTTCAAAAGATCCTATTTGGAACGTGAAGAAGAATGGGAAGCCGTTAATGAAGATTTGTATGGCGCATTTGCCGAGCTGCGCTATCGTGTGCTCCAATCTGGTGCGATAGCTGAGAAGGATAAGCTGATCATCGCTGTTGCGGTGGCGCATGTTGAAGGAAATGCTTACGCAATCGATCGGCTTACACGCAAGGCCAAGGAGAAAGGCGCAGCCAAGGGAGAGCTGGCCGAGGCAATCGCAGTAGCGACAGCGCTAAAAGCGGGAGCGGCATTCTCGCATCGCTTTAATGCGATACAGGCATTTGAGCAAGATGAGACGGTTTCGTCATGA
- a CDS encoding DUF4256 domain-containing protein, whose amino-acid sequence MTNSSNIKELSPEQSEGLLRTLKARFEKNRNRHQGLEWADVQAKLEAHTEKLWSLHEMEGTGGEPDVVGHDTETGEYIFYDCSAESPKGRRSVCYDREALDSRKEHKPQNDAIEMAAAMGIELLTEVQYRELQKLGNFDAKTSSWVITPASIRKLGGAIFCDRRYDSIFVYHNGAESYYAARGFRGSLRV is encoded by the coding sequence ATGACTAATAGCAGCAATATAAAGGAGTTATCTCCGGAACAATCCGAAGGACTTCTCAGAACATTGAAAGCACGTTTTGAGAAAAATAGGAACCGCCATCAAGGTCTTGAATGGGCTGACGTTCAAGCAAAGCTCGAAGCTCATACTGAAAAGCTGTGGTCTCTCCATGAGATGGAGGGAACTGGCGGTGAACCGGATGTTGTTGGTCATGATACGGAGACCGGCGAATACATTTTTTACGATTGTTCAGCAGAAAGTCCTAAAGGGCGCAGAAGTGTTTGTTACGACCGTGAAGCGCTGGATTCGAGGAAAGAACATAAACCACAAAATGATGCAATTGAAATGGCAGCAGCTATGGGCATAGAGCTTTTAACAGAAGTACAATACCGGGAACTGCAGAAGCTTGGAAATTTTGATGCGAAAACGTCAAGCTGGGTGATTACACCTGCTAGCATTAGAAAACTCGGCGGGGCCATCTTCTGCGATCGTCGTTACGACTCTATCTTCGTGTACCACAACGGAGCTGAATCCTATTATGCTGCACGAGGATTTCGTGGCTCGTTAAGGGTCTAA